Proteins from one Mycolicibacter virginiensis genomic window:
- a CDS encoding ABC transporter substrate-binding protein, translating into MASRRGRVRRLGAAALTALTVASAASACGSSGPSADVPVISVYTPANDTATFRVIAARCTHQADGRYRVQQFSLPRAADDQRLQLARRLTGNDRTLDVMGLDVVWTAEFAEAGWALPLAEDPAGKAEADAAADTLPGPLATGRWRDRLYAAPLVTNTQLLWYRPDLMKAAPSTWDQMIAEAARLRSAGQPSWIAVQAKQYEGLVVWFNTLLESAGGRVLGDDGKTVTLTDTAEHRAATVAALRVMKAVATAPGADPSITQTDEGTARLAFEQGKAALEVNWPFVLPSMLENAVKGGVGFLPLQGRSDLAGSIDGIGAFAPSDEQYRIAYEASRNVLGYAPYPAVLPGHPAKVTLGGLNLAVAKTTRHRAEAFEAVRCLRNAANQKYLAIEGGLPAVRASVYADPQFQEKYPQHNVIRQQLTDAAVRPVTPVYQAVSTRISATLAPISAIDPERTAEELTVQVQKAIDGKGLIP; encoded by the coding sequence GTGGCGAGTCGGCGCGGTCGCGTACGGCGGCTGGGCGCGGCTGCGCTGACCGCACTGACCGTTGCGTCGGCGGCATCGGCCTGCGGTTCGTCCGGGCCGTCCGCCGATGTCCCTGTGATCAGCGTCTATACCCCGGCCAACGACACCGCGACGTTCCGGGTGATCGCGGCGCGCTGCACCCACCAAGCCGATGGGCGATACCGGGTGCAGCAGTTCAGCCTGCCGCGCGCCGCGGACGACCAGCGCCTGCAACTGGCCCGTCGACTGACCGGCAACGACCGCACCTTGGATGTGATGGGCCTGGATGTGGTGTGGACCGCCGAGTTCGCCGAGGCAGGCTGGGCGTTGCCACTGGCTGAGGATCCGGCCGGCAAGGCCGAGGCCGACGCCGCAGCTGACACGCTGCCGGGCCCGCTGGCGACTGGACGCTGGCGCGATCGGCTCTACGCCGCACCGCTCGTCACCAACACCCAATTGCTCTGGTACCGGCCGGATCTGATGAAGGCCGCGCCGTCCACCTGGGACCAGATGATCGCCGAGGCGGCCCGTTTGCGCAGCGCGGGCCAGCCCAGCTGGATCGCGGTGCAGGCCAAGCAATACGAGGGCTTGGTGGTGTGGTTCAACACGCTGCTGGAAAGCGCCGGGGGAAGAGTTCTCGGCGACGACGGGAAGACGGTCACCCTCACCGACACCGCTGAGCACCGGGCCGCCACCGTCGCCGCGTTGCGGGTCATGAAGGCGGTGGCGACCGCTCCGGGCGCCGACCCGTCGATCACCCAGACCGATGAGGGCACCGCACGGCTGGCATTCGAGCAGGGCAAGGCGGCGCTGGAGGTCAACTGGCCCTTCGTGCTGCCGTCCATGCTGGAGAACGCCGTCAAGGGTGGGGTGGGATTCCTTCCGCTGCAAGGGCGTTCGGATCTGGCCGGCAGTATCGACGGCATCGGCGCTTTTGCGCCCAGCGACGAGCAATACCGCATTGCCTACGAGGCCAGCCGCAACGTGCTCGGGTATGCGCCGTATCCGGCGGTGTTGCCGGGGCATCCGGCCAAGGTGACCCTCGGTGGATTGAACCTGGCGGTGGCCAAGACCACCCGGCATCGTGCTGAAGCGTTCGAAGCGGTGCGTTGTCTGCGAAACGCCGCGAACCAGAAGTATCTCGCAATTGAGGGCGGACTGCCCGCGGTGCGGGCCTCGGTATACGCCGACCCGCAGTTCCAGGAGAAGTACCCGCAGCACAACGTGATCCGTCAGCAGCTCACCGATGCTGCGGTGCGGCCGGTGACGCCGGTCTATCAGGCGGTGTCGACCCGGATATCGGCCACGCTGGCGCCGATCAGCGCCATCGACCCGGAGCGCACCGCCGAGGAGCTCACCGTGCAGGTGCAAAAGGCCATCGACGGCAAGGGACTGATCCCGTGA
- a CDS encoding carbohydrate ABC transporter permease — translation MTRAKSRAEDVRSQRRLAVALVAPAVILMLAVTAYPIGYAIWLSLLRYNLATPDDTAFVGLANYQTTLTDSYWWTAFAVTLGITVVSVVFEFVFGLALALVMHRSLFAKGMVRTAVLVPYGIVTVAAAYSWYYAWTPGTGYLANLLPTGSAPLTHQLPSLGIVVLAEVWKTTPFMALLLLAGLALVPDELLKAAQMDGAGAWRRLVTIILPMMKPAILVALLFRTLDAFRIFDNIYVLTNGSNSTGSVSILGYDNLFKGFNVGLGSAISVLIFICVALIAWVFVKVFGAAAPGSSQK, via the coding sequence GTGACCCGCGCCAAATCTCGCGCCGAAGACGTCCGTTCACAGCGCCGGCTCGCGGTGGCGCTCGTCGCGCCGGCGGTGATCCTGATGCTGGCCGTGACGGCTTATCCGATCGGTTACGCGATCTGGCTGAGCCTGTTGCGCTACAACCTGGCCACTCCGGACGACACCGCGTTCGTCGGGCTGGCCAACTATCAGACCACCCTGACCGACTCCTACTGGTGGACCGCCTTCGCGGTGACGCTGGGCATCACCGTGGTCTCGGTGGTCTTCGAATTCGTCTTCGGCCTGGCGCTGGCTCTGGTGATGCACCGCAGCCTGTTCGCCAAGGGTATGGTGCGCACGGCGGTGCTGGTGCCCTACGGGATCGTCACCGTCGCGGCCGCCTACAGCTGGTATTACGCCTGGACGCCCGGGACCGGCTACCTGGCCAATCTGTTGCCGACCGGCAGCGCGCCACTGACCCACCAACTGCCGTCGCTGGGGATCGTGGTGCTGGCAGAGGTGTGGAAGACCACGCCGTTCATGGCGCTGCTGTTGCTGGCGGGGCTGGCACTGGTGCCCGACGAACTGCTCAAGGCCGCCCAGATGGACGGTGCCGGCGCCTGGCGGCGACTGGTCACCATCATTCTGCCGATGATGAAACCGGCGATCCTGGTGGCGCTGCTGTTCCGCACGCTCGACGCTTTTCGGATCTTCGACAACATCTACGTGCTCACCAACGGCTCCAACAGCACCGGCTCGGTATCGATCCTTGGCTACGACAACCTGTTCAAGGGATTCAACGTGGGTCTCGGGTCGGCGATCTCGGTGTTGATCTTCATCTGCGTGGCGCTGATCGCGTGGGTGTTCGTCAAAGTGTTCGGTGCCGCGGCACCGGGATCGAGCCAGAAATGA
- a CDS encoding carbohydrate ABC transporter permease, translating into MTELRRRTAWLIIDLAVVLYALVPVLWIFSLSLKPTSTVKDGRLIPSTVTLDNYRGIFAGDVFGSALINSVGIGLITTVIAVVIGAMAAYAVARLEFPGKRLLVGAALLIAMFPQISLVTPIFNIERATGLFDTWLGLIIPYITFALPLAIYTLSAFFQEIPWDLEKAAKMDGATPGQAFRKVIAPLAAPGIVTAAILVFIFAWNDLLLALSLTATKASVTAPVAIANFTGSSQFEEPTGSIAAGAMVITVPIIVFVLIFQRRIVAGLTSGAVKG; encoded by the coding sequence ATGACCGAGCTTCGCCGGCGCACCGCGTGGCTGATCATCGACCTGGCCGTGGTGCTCTACGCGCTGGTGCCGGTGCTGTGGATCTTCTCGTTGTCGCTCAAGCCCACATCAACGGTCAAGGACGGCAGATTGATTCCGTCCACCGTGACCCTGGACAACTACCGCGGCATCTTCGCCGGTGACGTGTTCGGCTCGGCACTGATCAACTCGGTGGGCATCGGTCTGATCACCACGGTGATCGCGGTGGTGATCGGGGCGATGGCCGCCTACGCGGTGGCTCGCCTGGAGTTCCCCGGTAAGCGGCTGCTGGTCGGGGCGGCCCTGCTGATCGCGATGTTCCCCCAGATATCGCTGGTGACACCCATTTTCAACATCGAGCGCGCCACCGGGCTGTTCGACACCTGGTTGGGATTGATCATTCCCTACATCACCTTCGCGCTGCCGCTGGCGATCTACACCCTCTCGGCGTTCTTCCAAGAGATCCCGTGGGACCTGGAGAAGGCAGCGAAAATGGACGGCGCCACACCCGGGCAGGCGTTCCGCAAGGTGATCGCGCCGCTGGCGGCGCCGGGCATCGTCACCGCAGCGATTCTGGTGTTCATCTTCGCCTGGAACGACCTGCTGCTGGCGTTGTCGCTGACGGCGACCAAAGCCTCGGTCACCGCGCCGGTCGCGATCGCCAACTTCACCGGCAGTTCGCAATTCGAGGAGCCGACCGGATCGATCGCGGCGGGGGCAATGGTGATCACCGTGCCGATCATCGTCTTTGTTCTAATCTTCCAACGACGGATCGTGGCGGGACTCACCTCCGGCGCGGTGAAGGGATAG
- a CDS encoding ABC transporter ATP-binding protein, translating into MAEIELLHITKSYPDGAVAVKDLSLSIADGEFIILVGPSGCGKSTTLNMIAGLEEISSGELRIGGERVNERAPKDRDIAMVFQSYALYPHMTVRQNIAFPLTLAKMRKPQIAEKVAEVAKILDLAELLDRKPSQLSGGQRQRVAMGRAIVRHPKAFLMDEPLSNLDAKLRVQMRSEIARLQRRLGTTTVYVTHDQTEAMTLGDRVVVMHGGIAQQVGTPDELYERPANLFVAGFVGSPAMNFFPGTLTATGARLPIGEVPLDAATRESIGKHPAPGGGEVVIGVRPEHLGDAALLDEAQRGRAVKFAARVDLVESLGADKYLYFTPNESGDAPAENNLVARVPAASKAGGGQPIELALDPDKVVVFDAKTGVNLSVAPAGR; encoded by the coding sequence ATGGCAGAGATCGAACTCCTCCACATCACCAAGAGCTACCCCGATGGCGCAGTGGCGGTGAAAGATCTGTCGCTGAGCATCGCCGACGGTGAGTTCATCATTCTGGTGGGGCCCTCGGGCTGCGGAAAATCCACCACGCTGAACATGATCGCCGGCCTGGAGGAGATCTCGTCGGGGGAGTTGCGCATCGGGGGTGAACGCGTCAACGAACGCGCACCTAAGGACCGCGACATCGCGATGGTGTTCCAGTCCTACGCGCTCTACCCACACATGACGGTGCGGCAAAACATCGCTTTCCCGCTGACCCTGGCCAAGATGCGCAAGCCGCAGATCGCCGAAAAGGTGGCGGAGGTGGCCAAGATCCTGGATCTGGCTGAGCTGTTGGATCGCAAGCCCTCACAGCTCTCCGGCGGCCAGCGTCAACGGGTCGCGATGGGGCGGGCGATCGTGCGGCACCCCAAGGCATTTCTGATGGACGAGCCGCTGTCGAACCTCGACGCCAAGCTGCGGGTGCAGATGCGCAGTGAGATCGCCCGGCTGCAGCGCAGGCTGGGCACCACCACCGTCTACGTCACGCACGACCAGACCGAGGCGATGACGCTCGGGGACCGGGTGGTGGTGATGCACGGTGGGATCGCCCAGCAGGTCGGCACACCCGACGAGCTGTACGAGCGGCCCGCCAACCTGTTCGTCGCCGGTTTCGTCGGTTCTCCGGCGATGAACTTCTTCCCGGGCACGCTGACCGCGACCGGCGCACGCCTGCCCATCGGTGAGGTGCCGCTGGATGCGGCGACTCGCGAATCGATCGGCAAGCATCCCGCACCGGGCGGCGGGGAGGTGGTCATCGGGGTACGCCCGGAGCATCTGGGCGATGCCGCGCTGCTCGACGAGGCACAGCGTGGTCGCGCGGTGAAGTTCGCGGCCCGTGTGGATCTCGTCGAATCGCTGGGCGCCGACAAATACCTGTATTTCACCCCGAACGAATCCGGCGACGCGCCAGCCGAAAACAACCTGGTGGCCCGGGTTCCCGCTGCATCGAAGGCGGGCGGCGGGCAGCCGATCGAGTTGGCGCTGGACCCCGACAAGGTGGTCGTGTTCGACGCCAAGACCGGAGTGAATCTCAGCGTCGCACCGGCTGGGCGGTGA
- a CDS encoding suppressor of fused domain protein — MSDDLDRVREHVRRHFAGVAAEPDTARVTFLGVEPIEVLRFGPGPDRMVHYVSAGCSRHPMGDPGQLLSDPVHGPRAEIVVSLRSSGSDTGLARSLAAVAAAPVVEGVVLAPDALIDLGGPLWTGPSGPVPFTAVLLGDSDIAELALEPPREPVRFLSAIPITATEAAWVRLKGAESMREAWRADGVDVFDPGRPASQPQ; from the coding sequence GTGAGCGACGACCTGGACCGGGTGCGTGAGCATGTCCGGCGGCACTTCGCGGGCGTCGCTGCCGAGCCCGACACCGCGAGGGTGACGTTTCTGGGTGTTGAGCCCATCGAGGTGTTGCGATTCGGGCCCGGACCCGACCGGATGGTGCATTACGTCTCGGCCGGTTGCTCGCGCCACCCGATGGGTGACCCCGGCCAGCTCCTCTCCGACCCGGTGCATGGTCCCCGGGCCGAAATCGTGGTGAGCCTGCGTTCCTCGGGTTCTGACACCGGGCTGGCCCGCAGCCTCGCCGCGGTGGCGGCCGCGCCGGTGGTCGAAGGCGTGGTGCTGGCGCCCGATGCCCTGATCGACCTCGGGGGTCCGTTGTGGACGGGGCCTTCGGGTCCGGTGCCGTTCACCGCGGTCTTGTTGGGCGACAGCGACATCGCCGAACTGGCGCTGGAGCCGCCGCGGGAGCCGGTGCGGTTCTTGTCGGCCATCCCGATCACCGCGACCGAGGCAGCGTGGGTGCGGCTCAAGGGCGCCGAGTCGATGCGCGAGGCCTGGCGCGCTGACGGTGTGGACGTCTTCGACCCGGGCCGTCCGGCGTCCCAGCCTCAGTAA